A stretch of DNA from Desulfovibrio gilichinskyi:
AAAATTGTAGTTAATTTGAGGTAGTCATAAAAAAATAGTTGATAAGGAGTTGCAAAACATGATCTTTTATGCAAGGAATTATGGGTCCTATGGTTATAAGGATCTTTTTAAATATGGATATTTTCTTGCTTTGAAATCATCCTTCACTTATTCTTTTTATCTGTTTTAAACATGACTAGTCAGGAGGAAATAAAAATGAGCGCAGCATCTGAAAAAGTACATCAGATCGAAGATTATCAGAAAAAAGGGGAAACAGAAGGGCAGAATTTCGCAGAGGGAATCGGCGAATCAGCTCAGAAAGATATGGGTAAAGTAGCAGTCATCATATCTTTCATGGCGATTGTTCTTCTCGTAGTATTTTTCTATGGTCTAAACCAGAATTTAAGTAACCTGGCTACTGAAGTTAAAGATCTTCAGGGCGTTCGCGGACAGGTCGAAACTCTAAATACTCAGATGACAACTGTTGATAACAGACTTGTTGAACTTGAAAAACTTCCGATCAGAACAAGAAATATTATTATGGACGGTATGATTGACGAGATGACTCAGAAAGCCAACTATATCAGCCAGCAGCTCACTCCTGAAGAGCAGGCTAAACTTGCTCAGGTTCAGGATTTACTCAAAGACGTTCAGTCCGGTCTCCAGAAATAAAGATTTTGATTTAAAAATATTAGGCGCGAAGAGTGGTTACTCTTCGCGCCTTTTTTTATGCCTGGCGATTATGTTCGAGAATCTTATTTCATTTTATTCTACTTTTTCACCAACTCTTGCAGTCACAATCTCAGCAAGGGGAACATCTCTGTCATAGCATATCAAACCGCAGCGTAGGCAGCGTGATGCTTCCAGCTTAAGCTGTTCTTCAGACAAAGCTCCTTCCACTTCACTAAACGTTGAAATCCTGTAAGAACCCTCGCAAAGATGAGGCATTGTGGCACGACATTTATTATCAACCCCGTCCACATCTTTAAAAAGTGTATAGGGAATTAATTTCCGCATAATATTATCGGCTACAGGTATTTCACCTTTTGTTAATAAAAAGTGGATAGATCGCGCAGCCCGGCGTCCTGCCCCTACTGCTGAAATAACAAGATCGGGGCCGCTGAACAGGTCTCCTCCTGCAAAAACATTAGGGACAGATGTTTGCAGGGTGTCAGGATCGGCGTTTACAGTTTTCCAACGGGTGAAGTCGATCGGACATTCTTCCGAGTCTTCCGAGTAAAAGCATGAAAGAGAAGGTTTTTGCCCAATCGCCGAGATAATAGTATCGGCAGGGTACCTGACCTCCGTCCCCTCTATCGGAATAGGTCTACAGCGTCCTGAATCATCAGGTTCGCCAAGTTTCATCTTTATACATTCGAGGTGAGTGGCGTGACCGTCTTCACCGATAATTACCCTGGTAGGAGCTGTTAAAAATACAAACTTAACGCCTTCTTCCTGCGCATCATTAATTTCGTCAACATGGGCCGGCATTTCATTTTGCGTACGGCGATAGATGATAGTTACGTCACAGCCGAGTCTTATGCTTGTTCTTGCCGTATCAATTGCAGTGCTGCCGCCTCCGACAACTAAAACTTTCGGGCCGACCTCAGGAGGTTTATTAAGGCCGATCGCTGTGAGCATGTCTATTCCGCTGAGGACTCCTTCTGCCTCTTCTCCTTCAATTCTGAGGTTGCCGCTTGACCATGCACCAAGTCCCATAAAGAAGGCTTCAAAACCTTCTTTTTGGAGACCTTGAATAGTGAAATCAATTCCGAATTTTATATCTGTGCGGACTTCCATTCCTAAATCAAGAATTCCTTGAATTTCCCAGTCTAAATCTTTTTTAGGCAGTCTGTATTCAGGTATGCCGTAGCGGAGCTGCCCGCCGAGTGCTGGCATGGATTCAAAAATTGTAGGGCTGTGTCCGAGCCTGCGCAGGAAGTACGCGCATGAAAGTCCGGCTGGCCCGCCGCCGATAACTGCAACTCTATGACCTGTCTCTTTAGCACAGGGGATTTCGAGGCGAAGATTGTTTTTCATTTCCCAGTCTGCAACAAATCTTTTGATCATATTGATTCCGACAGGCTCATCAACATGTGTCCTGCGGCAAGCGGCTTCACAGGGGCGGGGACATATTCGTCCACATACAAGAAGTAATGGATTGCGTTCACGGATTGTATTCACTGCTCCGGCGTAATCTCCTTTTCCGGCCAGCTCGATGTATTTTGGAATATTAATCTGTCCCGGACATTTTTGACGACACGGCGCAAGGCAATCGTTAACTTCTTCCTGATGCAGGAGTCTTTCACTCATAGAAATAATTGAAAGGACATTCCGCGGGCAGGCATCAACGCATTTCCGGCATGATCTGCAAGCAAGTGGATCAACAACAGGTAAGCCTTCCGGACCCATATGAATCGCATCAAACGGGCAGACGGATACGCATGTGCCGAACCCTAAGCATCCTTCGGGGCATGTTTTGCTTCCGTTGTAGAGTAGAGCCTGCGCGCGGCAATCCTTAGCTCCTTCATAACGGTACAATTCTTCAGCTCGCTTGCCTCCGGTGCAGTCTCTGAAGGCAAGTTCCGGTTCCATTTCTACAACTTCAAGTCCCATAACTGCCGCAACGGCCTTGGCGGCTTCAAGCCCGCCGATTACACAGACATTGGAGCCGGATTTACCATCGACAACAGCGTTGGCAGCTCCGCTGCAACCGGCGTATCCACATCCTCCGCAGTTTACCCCGGGGAGAGCATTTTCAAGCAGTGCTATGCGCGGATCTTCTTTTACGAATAGAATTTTGGAAGCCACAGCAAGAATCACAGCCGCGAAAAAGCCTAATCCGAAAAGAACAAGTATTGATGATGTAATCATTTCGTTCCGCCTGTGTCTGCGGTTGTGGTCATCAGATCATTCCTTTGAACGCAAAAAACGCTAAAGACATGAGACCTACCATAATTAGAGCAACAGGGGTTCCTTTAAGTGCTTTAGGCACTCTGGAAACCTCAATTTTTTCACGTATTGCGGATAGTACAATCAGTGCGACCATGAAACCGATTCCTGATGCAAAAGAAAAAGCTACCGTTTTAACGAAAGTAAATTCTTCGCGCTGACAAATGATGGCTATACCCATAACTGCGCAGTTTGTTGTGATCAGCGGTAGAAATATTCCGAGTGCTTTGTATAGCGGGGGGACAGCTTTTTTTAAAAACATTTCAACGAATTGTACCAGCGCGGCAATTACCAGAATAAAGGTTAAAGTTTGCAGATATTCAAGCCCTAGTGGAGTCAGCAGATATTGCTGGACTGCCCATGTTATTGAAGCCGCCAGTGTGGCAACAAAAACAACTGCGCTGCCCATGCCTATTGCCACAGAAATTTTTTTGGATGTCCCGATAAACGGACAGTTGCCGAGGTATTGGGCCAGAACAATGTTATTTATAAATATGGCTGATATGAAAAGGAGAAAATATTCTTTCATATGCTTATCTCTTGATGCTGAGTTATGAAATTACTGTCCGCATATGCCGCATGTTTTGCAGTCATGAGTGGGATTATCGAGCACGGCCTGTCCTTTTTTGCGTCTTTGACTGTTTGTAAAAGCGTTCATGGCTGCTAGAAGAATTCCTAAACATACGAATGCTCCCGGAGCCTCGATCATAAATTTGAACGGTTTAAATGTTTCAGGCATGATTTGAATTCCGAAAAGAGTTCCATATCCTAAAAGTTCACGCAGGCTTCCGAGAACTGTAAGAGACATGGTGTACCCTATTCCTATTCCCAGTCCGTCAGCAGCTGAAAGAAGTATGGTGTTTTTAGATGCAAAGGCTTCCGCGCGCCCGAGAATAATACAGTTAACAACAATGAGCGGAACAAAAATACCCAGTTGCTGATAGAGCGGATATGCATATGCCTGCATCAGCAATTCAACCGCAACAACTAATGAAGCGGCGATAACAATGAAACAGGCTATACGGACTTTCGGAGGAATAATTTTTCTGACAGCGGACACAAAGATATTTGAAAGTGTCAGTACGAAAATTACAGCTATTCCCATTCCGAATCCGTTGTCGGCACTTTTAGTAACAGCCAGAATAGGACACAGACCGAGAACTATTTTAAACGGAGCAAGATCGGTCCATAATCCTTTAGAAAATTCTTTCCATAATCTGCTCATGATCAAGACCCCTTTGTCCATGCCGTATTGATTTGCGGTTTGATTTGGTTGAAAATATTAATTGCTTTTTTTACTGCTTCAACCGACGCAGTTGACGAAATAGTTGCCCCTGCAATGCCGTTAATGGTCCCCCCCTTTGAAGAGAGCTCAACTGATGCTGAGTGACCGTTGAACTGATCCGTAAATCCATGAGTAGCAACTCTTGCACCAATGCCGGGAGTTTCTTTCATGGTAGTAATGCCGATGCCTAAAAGATTAAGTTTATCAATATTAAAGCCTACCATTACACCGACATCTCCGCCGAAACCTTTTGCAGAGGTTTCAAGAGCCACACCGAAAAGTTTATTATCTTTAATCGCAGGGAAAACAGTTATCTGTTTATCTGTCCCGGGAATCTCAAATTTTTTGCGATCTTTAACCGGAGAATTACTAAATCCTTTTAGAACTTTATCGATTGCAGGTCCTTGCACATAGGTCATGACCTGTTCTTCAATTTTATTTTCAGTAGCATCTTTCAGGGTTGCAAGGGTAAACCCTGACAACCCGCATAAGAGTGAAAGAACTACGATCATTTTAAAGGTTTCATTCATAATTTACCTCTGCAAGTGTACATTGGTTATTCCGCCGAAGGGCTTGGGTCTGATTTTTTCGAGCAGTGGCGTTGCAAGGTTCGCAAGCAGTATGGCGAACGGAACTCCGTCAGGATAGATTCCGTAAATTCTTATGATTATGACCAGAACTCCGGCAATAAATCCGAAAGCAATCATCGGGATATGCCCCACAGGGGAAGAGGAACCGTCGGTTGCAAGAAAGAAAGCTCCGAATAATGTGCTCCCGCATAGCAGGTGATAAATCGGTGAGCAGTAATCAAGAGGGGATATTGCATAAAAAGTTGCTGCGGTGAAAGTTACCCCTGCAATAAATGCGAAAGGAATGTCGGGCCGGATAATTTTGCGGCTCAACAGATATAACCCGCCGAGAAGAATAGGACCTGATTGCGCCGCTCCTGATCCGCCGAGCTGGAATCCTAATAATAATGATTTTAAGGAATACTCACTTAGTGTTTCAGGACCGAAATTTTTGAGCTGACTTAGCGGGTAGGTCAGCTCAGATCCCAGCATTGTCATGTCAAAATCCATCAGATCAGGCCATGAAACTTTGCAGATGGCCCAGCCTACCAGCGGAGCGCATAACGGGGAACCTCCAAGACCTCCGAATACCATTCTTCCAAGTATCATTGAAAATGAACTGCCGACTGTTACAAGCCACCACGGGGAACTTGGAGCTATGAGAAATCCGAACATCAGGCCGCAGAGCAGAGCTGTGTAGTTGTCGGATTCAATTTCACGTTTCATTATTCGCAGGCAGATAGCTTCTGTCAGGACCGCAACCACGCATGACAGCGCAAGAACTCTCATTGCAAGTATATTGCTGTGCCAGATAGCGAATCCGGCTGCGGGGAGTAGAGCCAGCAGTATTTCGAAAGAAGTTCCTTTAATAGTCCGCCCGCAGTGAATGTGTGGAGAACTTGAAACAGTTAAAACTGGAGATCCGCTTATGGGTTTCATATTTATTTCCGAAGGTCTTCAAGTATCGGTTTGCTGAAAAGTTCTTTTTTGGCCAGTCTTATATATTGCAGCAAGGGACGCTTAGCCGTGCACCAATAAGCGCAAAGCCCGCATTCAAAACATGAACCGATGAAATACGCTTTAGTATTTTCAAAAAGTCCGAATTCAGCGTGTCTGGAGATCATATTAGGCATAAGTCTAGCCGGACATCTGATTACACATTCTCCGCATCCTACACATGGTGAGTCTTTAGTTACGGGCTCTTTGTCACCTGCAATAACTGTTATTCCCTGCGTATCCGCTGAAATTCCGTGGTTTAGTGAGTAGACAGCTCTTCCTGATAAAGGACCGCCTAGAACAACTCTATCACCTTCTGATAGCGTATATCCGGCTTTACTTACCAATAGCCCGACGGTTGTGCCGACTGGAGTCTGGAAGAGGGTGTTGCCGACTTTGATCATAATTTCAGTTACCGGCTGTTTGCCGTGAACGGTCCTCCCTATTCTGTAAAGAGTCGCAGCGTCTACAACGCAAACTCCGGCAGGCATTTCTTTTCCGGTTACAGTTTTAATGATCATAGCAGGTAATCCGTTGGGATAGACCGGCTTTATTTCATGCGCGGTGCAACCGGGCAGAGTCCATGCCATGCCCTGCGGTACGGCGATGGCTGAAGCTTTCGGCGAAAGGGCTTTCTTAAGAAAATCCAACCCTTCACACATTATGTGATTAAATTCTTCGATTAAAAATCTATGCCCGTCTATTCCGGTTTCTGCCGGAACGGTGTTGATGATCAGAGTGCATCCTTGTTTAAAACGACTGACGTCAATTCCTGCATTTCTAAGATCTGCGAGCATGGAAGAGCTGTCGGTGGTGTTAAACGCTAACGGTTCTGCAACAAGGTCGCCATGCTCTTCAATGAGGATAAAATCTTTTTTTACTTCAAGTACTTTACCAGACACTGAAGAGTGAACTGATGGGAGTTTATTATAAGGATCAAAAGCAATTTTTTGTCCTTTTGCGACAAGTTCCCCCGCCGTGGTAAGCGGTTCCAGCCCAGTTATTTCCAGAGATATCAGCAACGCGGAATTTAAGAGCTGCTCTCTTATTTTCAGCACCGGACCGCGTTCTGATGGAATAAGTGAAAAAATAGGATTCATAATCGATGTATCCGCCTTTATCTTAAATGACACTTGTCACAATCATTATCTTTATACGGGCCTTTTTTAAGTTCCCCGTGGCATACCATACATTGATCATGGAATGCACTCATACGATTCATAACTAAATCTTTCCCCGGTTTTTGGTGGCACTGTGCACATGCAGTGGTGTCGCCTTTGTAATGGGTCATGTCTTTCATTTTATGACATGGATTACACCCTTTAAGACCGTCTTTGAACTGATCTGCGTGACATTTCACGCAGCGGGCGTGCGCCGCATTTCTTATACTCGGAATTTCTTTGGTTCCCGCGTTGGTATGGCAATTCGAACATTTCTGAAGTTCATCTTCTATTTCCTGCCCATGGTGGCAAGCCTGACAGTTGTCGTCAGCACGTTCTTCGTGAGCTTCGTGATCGAAATTAAGTTTGCCAAGCTCTGCATGGTGGCATTTTACGCAGTAGGTGTTGTCCGGAAAGGAATTTATGTGATTGCGAACGAAGTCTTTGTCAAAAGATTCAGGATGGCATGAGCCGCAGGGAAGAGGTTCGTTGTTAGCTGTTTTACGCTCGTGGTGGCATTTATCGCATGATATTTCGTAAAGCCGGTGGTGCTTTAGATGTTTGAAGATTACTTTCCCGCCACTGTTTTTGAATAAAATTCTAACCGGAACTTTTTGTTTCTGCGTTGAAGTCATGTATCCGGTAGCAGCAAGTCCCAGCAACAGCACAGTAATAATTATGATAGGAAAGAACTTTTTTTGCACCGACTGTTCCTCGTTTTAAAAGGGAATTTTCCTATAAATTATATAGGTAAACGTGGTGGCTTTGTCCAGTTTAAACTTTTGCATGATCAAAAAAGAAAGATAATCATATTAGTTATCATATTGTTGCTAGGTTGTGACACAACAGTCATTTGGGACTGATAGATGAGTCTCTGCTTAAGATGAATTTATTTTTAACAATTAATTTCTTTAAATTCGGAGGCTCTGATGACTTTTTATCGTAAAGGTAGACATTTAATGTTGTTGTTCGTCTGTGCTGTTCTTCTTACAGCAATTCCGGCACATGCTAAAACCAAATCAGTAGCGGTTTATAAAGGTGCTCCTGCTAAATATGTATTTCTCTTCATCGGTGACGGAATGGGAATCCCGCAGAGAGCTGCTGCTGAAGCCTTTTTGGGTAAACAGTTAGTTATGAACAGTTTTCCGGCACAGGGAATGACAACAACCTATGCTGCTGACAGATTTATCACAGGTTCCGCCGCAGCCGGAACTGCTATTGCGAGTGGACAGAAAACCAACATCGGAATGCTCGGTATGAACCCAAGCCAGAAAGATGTTAAATCCATTGCAGAAGTTGCTCGTGATAAAGGAATGAAAGTCGGTATTGTTTCAAGTGTTTCAATAGACCATGCGACTCCGGCAGCATTTTATGCTCATGTTCCTACCCGCGGTCAGTATTACGATATTGATGTAGCTCTTGCTGAAAGCAATTTTGATTTTTTTGCAGGCGGCGGACTTAAAGATCCATCTAACAAGAAAAATAATTCTAAAAATTTCAAGGGCGATGCTCTTAAAATGATCAAAGATGCCGGGTATAAAGTTATAACCGATAAAAATGATTTTATGGCTCTTAAGCCTTCTGACGGCAAAGTTGTTGCATGGAATGCATGGTTGCAGGACGCAAAAGCTCTTCCTTATGTAATGGATATGCGTCCTGAAGATATTACTCTTCCTGAGTTCACCCAGAAAGCGATTGAAATGCTTGATAACTCTAAAGGGTTTTTCCTGATGGTTGAAGGCGGAAAAATCGACTGGGCATGTCATGCTAACGATGCTGCAGCATTTATCCGCAACACTGTTTCTTTTGATGATTCAATCGAAAAAGCTGTTGAATTTGCGAAAAAACATCCTTCAGATACTCTTATTGTTATTACCGGTGACCATGAATGCGGTGGTTTGACTCTCGGTTTTGCCGGAACTAAATACGGTTCTTACTATGATTCTCTTAACAAGCAGGATGTATCATTTCAGAAGTTTACCGATGAAGTTGTTAAACTTTGGAAGAGTGAGCATAAGGGCGACGTGAATTTTGATGACATTAAACCGACCATTACGAATTACTTCGGACTTAAGTTTGAAGGTGATTACAAAAAAGATCCTATGGTTGTTAAACCTTACCAGCTTGCAATGCTTAAAGATGCTTACGTCCGTACTATGAAAGATGATGATTCCAGTAGCCCCGAACTTTATAATATGTATGGCGGTTATGATCCATTAACCACTACAATCACACATGTTCTGGATAATAATGCCGGACTTGGATGGACTTCCTTTCAGCATACCGGAATTCCGATTGCAACTTCTGCAATGGGCTTAGGAGCTACTTCATTTAACGGTTACTATGACAATACTGATATAGCTCTGAAAATTATGTCAGTAATGGGTGTTTCTCCACGCGTTTATTCAAGAAGTGAACACGTTAAGATTGCTGCTAAATAATTGATAAATATCATTTAGAAAATCTAACTGGCGGAGCGGGCTATTTACCGCTCCGCCTTATTACTTAGTCGACAGGAATAATATCACATTTAATAAGTGGTCATAATATGCTAAAATTATTTAAAAATCATGAGTTTGTTCTAGTTCTGGTCTTTGCCATACTTACAGCTGTACTCTGCATAATTCCTACAAAATTTGATGATCGTATTGCTGATAATGCAGTTCGCTGTAAAGCAGAAGTTGTTGAAGTTAATAATTCTGAGATTCATCAATTCGGCATGGTTAAAACCGGAACACAATTAGTTTCTTTGAAGATGGTTGAAGGTAAATTTAAAGATCAGATCATGAAGGGAACAAATGAACTGCTTGGACAGATGGATAAAGATAAAATTTTTAGAGTCGGAGATTCTGCGCTGGTTGTTCTGTCGTTAAGTCCAGAAGGTGATGTTATATTTGTAAATCCTCAAGATCATTACAGGATTGGTAAAGAGCTTGTTCTGGTAGGGCTGTTTACATTTCTTTTGCTTGTTTTCGGCGGGTGGACCGGAGCTAAGGCATTGTTCTCTTTTCTTTTTACAGCTCTGGCTATTTGGAAACTTCTTATCCCGGGGCTTCTTTTAGGATTCGACCCGGTAATTTTGACGCTTGCAATCGTTACAGCTTTATGTGCGGTAATAATTTTCATGGTTGCAGGAATCAACAAAAAAGGGCTTGTCGCGTTTATCGGGTCATTTTTAGGAGTGCTTACCAGTTGCCTTATGGCAATATATTATACTGGAGATCTGCACCTGCAAGGTGCGGTGATGCCGTTTGCAGAAACTTTGCTTTATTCCGGATTCGGGCATCTTGATTTAACGAAGATTTATATTGCTGCGGTTTTTCTTGCTTGTTCCGGAGCTGTTATGGATCTGGCTATGGACGTGTCTGCCAGTTTGGATGAGGTTGTCAGAATCCATCCGGACATAACCCGCTTAGAAGCTCTTGCATCCGGTCTGCGTGTAGGAAGGGCTGTTGTAGGCACCATGACAACAACTTTGCTTCTTGCGTATTCAGGAGGGTTCATAACTCTTCTAATGGCCTTTATGGCGCAGGGAGTGCCGCTTATTAATACTTTCAACTTTGTTTATGTTTCAGCAGAGGTATTAAAAACAATCGTAGGCAGTTTCGGACTTGTTACCGTTGCGCCTTTTACTGCGATTGTAGGATCATTTATTTTTACAAAATTTAAAAAATAAACGGAAGCGTGAAGCTCTTGTGGTCCGCAAGTTTCTTATGATAATCATCAAACATGTTGTAAATGTTTATTAAATATTCAACTTGTTCTTAGGGGTGATTATTTTGCTTACACGTTTTTTAATTGTTTTATTTTTTTGCAGCGCAGCAGGCTGCGTATCGTCATCTGTTAAGCATGTTAATGAATCAGCTCAGTTGATATCAATTCCAGCTGCTCAGCAGCGCATTATTGACTATCATGAAAGTGGAAAATACAGCCGGGATGTTGAAGCTAAAGCTCGCGAAGTAATTGCTGCTGCTGATAAAGCTATTGCCTCCGGAGTTAAATATCCGGCTGTCGTTATCTCTGTGGAAGACGTATTGGTATCAACTTATGATGTTAGAAAAAAACAGGGATTTTCTGATAATAGCTGCGCTCGTAAGGAGCTTGATTCAAATGTAATCCTCGGAATTTTACCTGTTATTAAACCGTCATTGAATATGTTTGAATATCTTTTGTCGCGTAAAGTTACAGTTTTTATAGTTTCATATAGGCCGGAGAGTTTAAGAGTTTCTGTTTTGGAAAACCTCGCCGGGTCCGGATATTCAGGTTGGAAAGGTCTTTATCTGCTGGCTCCGAATCAGCAAGCTGACTCAAAA
This window harbors:
- a CDS encoding FAD-dependent oxidoreductase, which codes for MITSSILVLFGLGFFAAVILAVASKILFVKEDPRIALLENALPGVNCGGCGYAGCSGAANAVVDGKSGSNVCVIGGLEAAKAVAAVMGLEVVEMEPELAFRDCTGGKRAEELYRYEGAKDCRAQALLYNGSKTCPEGCLGFGTCVSVCPFDAIHMGPEGLPVVDPLACRSCRKCVDACPRNVLSIISMSERLLHQEEVNDCLAPCRQKCPGQINIPKYIELAGKGDYAGAVNTIRERNPLLLVCGRICPRPCEAACRRTHVDEPVGINMIKRFVADWEMKNNLRLEIPCAKETGHRVAVIGGGPAGLSCAYFLRRLGHSPTIFESMPALGGQLRYGIPEYRLPKKDLDWEIQGILDLGMEVRTDIKFGIDFTIQGLQKEGFEAFFMGLGAWSSGNLRIEGEEAEGVLSGIDMLTAIGLNKPPEVGPKVLVVGGGSTAIDTARTSIRLGCDVTIIYRRTQNEMPAHVDEINDAQEEGVKFVFLTAPTRVIIGEDGHATHLECIKMKLGEPDDSGRCRPIPIEGTEVRYPADTIISAIGQKPSLSCFYSEDSEECPIDFTRWKTVNADPDTLQTSVPNVFAGGDLFSGPDLVISAVGAGRRAARSIHFLLTKGEIPVADNIMRKLIPYTLFKDVDGVDNKCRATMPHLCEGSYRISTFSEVEGALSEEQLKLEASRCLRCGLICYDRDVPLAEIVTARVGEKVE
- a CDS encoding electron transport complex protein RnfA → MKEYFLLFISAIFINNIVLAQYLGNCPFIGTSKKISVAIGMGSAVVFVATLAASITWAVQQYLLTPLGLEYLQTLTFILVIAALVQFVEMFLKKAVPPLYKALGIFLPLITTNCAVMGIAIICQREEFTFVKTVAFSFASGIGFMVALIVLSAIREKIEVSRVPKALKGTPVALIMVGLMSLAFFAFKGMI
- the rsxE gene encoding electron transport complex subunit RsxE, giving the protein MSRLWKEFSKGLWTDLAPFKIVLGLCPILAVTKSADNGFGMGIAVIFVLTLSNIFVSAVRKIIPPKVRIACFIVIAASLVVAVELLMQAYAYPLYQQLGIFVPLIVVNCIILGRAEAFASKNTILLSAADGLGIGIGYTMSLTVLGSLRELLGYGTLFGIQIMPETFKPFKFMIEAPGAFVCLGILLAAMNAFTNSQRRKKGQAVLDNPTHDCKTCGICGQ
- the rnfG gene encoding RnfABCDGE type electron transport complex subunit G encodes the protein MNETFKMIVVLSLLCGLSGFTLATLKDATENKIEEQVMTYVQGPAIDKVLKGFSNSPVKDRKKFEIPGTDKQITVFPAIKDNKLFGVALETSAKGFGGDVGVMVGFNIDKLNLLGIGITTMKETPGIGARVATHGFTDQFNGHSASVELSSKGGTINGIAGATISSTASVEAVKKAINIFNQIKPQINTAWTKGS
- a CDS encoding RnfABCDGE type electron transport complex subunit D, which produces MKPISGSPVLTVSSSPHIHCGRTIKGTSFEILLALLPAAGFAIWHSNILAMRVLALSCVVAVLTEAICLRIMKREIESDNYTALLCGLMFGFLIAPSSPWWLVTVGSSFSMILGRMVFGGLGGSPLCAPLVGWAICKVSWPDLMDFDMTMLGSELTYPLSQLKNFGPETLSEYSLKSLLLGFQLGGSGAAQSGPILLGGLYLLSRKIIRPDIPFAFIAGVTFTAATFYAISPLDYCSPIYHLLCGSTLFGAFFLATDGSSSPVGHIPMIAFGFIAGVLVIIIRIYGIYPDGVPFAILLANLATPLLEKIRPKPFGGITNVHLQR
- a CDS encoding 4Fe-4S dicluster domain-containing protein, coding for MNPIFSLIPSERGPVLKIREQLLNSALLISLEITGLEPLTTAGELVAKGQKIAFDPYNKLPSVHSSVSGKVLEVKKDFILIEEHGDLVAEPLAFNTTDSSSMLADLRNAGIDVSRFKQGCTLIINTVPAETGIDGHRFLIEEFNHIMCEGLDFLKKALSPKASAIAVPQGMAWTLPGCTAHEIKPVYPNGLPAMIIKTVTGKEMPAGVCVVDAATLYRIGRTVHGKQPVTEIMIKVGNTLFQTPVGTTVGLLVSKAGYTLSEGDRVVLGGPLSGRAVYSLNHGISADTQGITVIAGDKEPVTKDSPCVGCGECVIRCPARLMPNMISRHAEFGLFENTKAYFIGSCFECGLCAYWCTAKRPLLQYIRLAKKELFSKPILEDLRK
- a CDS encoding cytochrome c3 family protein: MQKKFFPIIIITVLLLGLAATGYMTSTQKQKVPVRILFKNSGGKVIFKHLKHHRLYEISCDKCHHERKTANNEPLPCGSCHPESFDKDFVRNHINSFPDNTYCVKCHHAELGKLNFDHEAHEERADDNCQACHHGQEIEDELQKCSNCHTNAGTKEIPSIRNAAHARCVKCHADQFKDGLKGCNPCHKMKDMTHYKGDTTACAQCHQKPGKDLVMNRMSAFHDQCMVCHGELKKGPYKDNDCDKCHLR
- a CDS encoding alkaline phosphatase, with product MTFYRKGRHLMLLFVCAVLLTAIPAHAKTKSVAVYKGAPAKYVFLFIGDGMGIPQRAAAEAFLGKQLVMNSFPAQGMTTTYAADRFITGSAAAGTAIASGQKTNIGMLGMNPSQKDVKSIAEVARDKGMKVGIVSSVSIDHATPAAFYAHVPTRGQYYDIDVALAESNFDFFAGGGLKDPSNKKNNSKNFKGDALKMIKDAGYKVITDKNDFMALKPSDGKVVAWNAWLQDAKALPYVMDMRPEDITLPEFTQKAIEMLDNSKGFFLMVEGGKIDWACHANDAAAFIRNTVSFDDSIEKAVEFAKKHPSDTLIVITGDHECGGLTLGFAGTKYGSYYDSLNKQDVSFQKFTDEVVKLWKSEHKGDVNFDDIKPTITNYFGLKFEGDYKKDPMVVKPYQLAMLKDAYVRTMKDDDSSSPELYNMYGGYDPLTTTITHVLDNNAGLGWTSFQHTGIPIATSAMGLGATSFNGYYDNTDIALKIMSVMGVSPRVYSRSEHVKIAAK
- a CDS encoding YibE/F family protein; this encodes MLKLFKNHEFVLVLVFAILTAVLCIIPTKFDDRIADNAVRCKAEVVEVNNSEIHQFGMVKTGTQLVSLKMVEGKFKDQIMKGTNELLGQMDKDKIFRVGDSALVVLSLSPEGDVIFVNPQDHYRIGKELVLVGLFTFLLLVFGGWTGAKALFSFLFTALAIWKLLIPGLLLGFDPVILTLAIVTALCAVIIFMVAGINKKGLVAFIGSFLGVLTSCLMAIYYTGDLHLQGAVMPFAETLLYSGFGHLDLTKIYIAAVFLACSGAVMDLAMDVSASLDEVVRIHPDITRLEALASGLRVGRAVVGTMTTTLLLAYSGGFITLLMAFMAQGVPLINTFNFVYVSAEVLKTIVGSFGLVTVAPFTAIVGSFIFTKFKK
- a CDS encoding HAD family acid phosphatase; amino-acid sequence: MIILLTRFLIVLFFCSAAGCVSSSVKHVNESAQLISIPAAQQRIIDYHESGKYSRDVEAKAREVIAAADKAIASGVKYPAVVISVEDVLVSTYDVRKKQGFSDNSCARKELDSNVILGILPVIKPSLNMFEYLLSRKVTVFIVSYRPESLRVSVLENLAGSGYSGWKGLYLLAPNQQADSKKFYEEIRKGLHRTGYNIVATIGVLPFEVAGEQAGTPVLYPNYIYSAH